The following proteins are encoded in a genomic region of Candidatus Paracaedibacteraceae bacterium:
- a CDS encoding phage tail tape measure protein, with amino-acid sequence MTAIHTLSVVIGAALKGNFGATMAQGASQLNRLGQAIKQLESSGKTVGKFQQLQRDTLLAKRAWMEAENQVKSLAVQMAATTNPSKALVTEFERSKIAALKAKTAYLQKREALHNLDNEIRKSGQDIQSLISQQTKLGASLQKLKGHYVALDRIMQKRQGVLAQRANLRGQLFDAVALGAALGAPIKAAIDFESAMADVRKVVNFDTPDGLQKLGETLKIMSREIPLSAAGLAQIAASGGQLGIAAKDLAGFTNVVAKMATAFDMSAEEAGDAMAKLANVYQIPITEMTKLGDAINYLSDNTAAKAKDMVPALNRIGGTARQFGLTPIQASALAGSFISLGKAPEKAGTAINAMLSKLQTAGKQGKKFQEALSQMGISAKQLEKDIGQDAQGALIKFLEAMEKMDKQTRSGILFDLFGMEYQDDVALLVGSLNEYKKVVSMINDETKFAGSMQREFANRANTTANNLQLLKNGLAEVGMNLGSVILPPLNALVKVLRTATTQMAGFAEQHPILTKLIMGVTAALIGGKIAAITLGYAWTFIQGGALALATAWRALLITITLVKAGFIGINSASLITAVRMGALAFGGALQALGASFMALASRVFPAVIAGFRALTVAMMSNPVGAIVSGIAIAATLVITNWESVKSFFMTIWEPIKPVWEAFGNWLNSFWEKIKKPFKAVGGFWKKMWGKKEVPEIPVPAMQPVSDALKQPLPLAQKTVENKTQNNSYNINVQASPNQNSKEVADEVMRRLKAQSRGALYDPVGALP; translated from the coding sequence ATGACCGCCATTCATACCTTATCCGTTGTTATAGGCGCTGCCCTAAAGGGAAATTTTGGGGCCACTATGGCTCAGGGCGCATCCCAACTTAATCGTCTTGGTCAAGCCATCAAGCAACTTGAATCTTCAGGTAAAACAGTAGGTAAATTCCAGCAATTACAGCGCGATACCTTACTTGCTAAACGCGCTTGGATGGAAGCAGAAAACCAAGTTAAATCTCTTGCTGTGCAAATGGCAGCTACCACCAATCCAAGCAAAGCTTTGGTCACAGAATTTGAACGATCTAAAATAGCAGCCCTTAAGGCTAAAACGGCCTATCTTCAAAAACGTGAAGCTCTTCATAATCTTGATAATGAGATTCGAAAATCCGGCCAAGATATTCAGAGTCTCATTTCTCAGCAAACAAAATTAGGCGCATCCCTGCAAAAACTTAAAGGTCATTATGTTGCCCTTGATCGGATTATGCAGAAACGTCAAGGCGTATTAGCTCAGCGTGCTAATTTGCGTGGTCAGTTGTTCGATGCAGTTGCACTTGGAGCTGCTCTTGGTGCACCAATTAAAGCTGCAATCGATTTTGAAAGCGCCATGGCCGATGTGCGTAAAGTTGTAAATTTCGATACTCCAGATGGCCTTCAAAAATTAGGCGAAACCCTAAAAATCATGTCACGGGAGATCCCACTATCGGCTGCTGGACTTGCACAGATTGCTGCAAGCGGTGGGCAACTGGGTATCGCTGCTAAAGATTTAGCGGGCTTCACTAATGTTGTGGCGAAGATGGCTACTGCTTTTGATATGTCAGCAGAAGAAGCTGGTGATGCTATGGCAAAATTAGCCAACGTTTATCAAATCCCCATCACCGAGATGACCAAACTGGGTGATGCCATTAATTACCTCTCTGATAACACTGCGGCCAAAGCCAAAGATATGGTGCCAGCGCTCAATCGCATTGGTGGTACGGCACGTCAGTTTGGTTTGACCCCTATACAAGCCAGCGCTCTGGCGGGCTCTTTTATCAGTCTTGGTAAAGCCCCTGAAAAAGCCGGAACCGCCATTAATGCAATGCTGAGTAAACTGCAAACCGCTGGTAAACAGGGAAAAAAATTCCAAGAAGCTTTGAGCCAAATGGGGATAAGCGCCAAACAACTTGAAAAGGATATCGGCCAAGATGCCCAAGGGGCTTTAATTAAGTTCCTTGAAGCCATGGAGAAAATGGATAAACAAACACGCTCAGGCATTTTGTTCGATCTCTTTGGAATGGAGTATCAAGATGACGTGGCCTTGCTGGTGGGAAGCCTCAATGAATACAAAAAAGTGGTGAGCATGATTAACGATGAAACCAAATTTGCAGGCTCCATGCAGCGTGAATTTGCCAATCGTGCCAATACCACAGCCAATAATTTACAGCTCCTTAAAAATGGACTTGCAGAAGTCGGCATGAATCTGGGCTCTGTGATTTTGCCGCCCCTCAATGCCCTGGTCAAGGTGCTGCGCACCGCAACCACTCAAATGGCTGGCTTTGCTGAACAGCATCCCATTTTAACCAAGTTGATTATGGGTGTAACAGCCGCATTGATTGGCGGGAAAATAGCAGCCATTACCCTTGGCTATGCATGGACTTTTATTCAAGGCGGTGCATTGGCACTTGCGACAGCTTGGCGTGCTCTTTTAATTACTATCACGCTTGTTAAAGCGGGGTTTATCGGCATTAATAGTGCTTCTCTAATTACGGCAGTGCGCATGGGAGCTCTTGCTTTTGGTGGCGCGCTTCAAGCCCTTGGTGCTTCATTCATGGCTTTAGCTTCCAGGGTCTTTCCAGCAGTCATTGCAGGTTTTCGTGCTTTAACGGTTGCCATGATGAGTAACCCTGTTGGCGCTATTGTCAGCGGAATAGCCATTGCGGCAACCTTGGTAATTACGAATTGGGAGAGTGTCAAAAGTTTCTTCATGACCATTTGGGAGCCTATTAAGCCTGTATGGGAAGCCTTTGGCAATTGGCTCAATAGCTTTTGGGAGAAAATCAAAAAGCCATTTAAAGCGGTGGGTGGTTTTTGGAAGAAAATGTGGGGCAAAAAAGAAGTACCAGAGATCCCCGTTCCTGCTATGCAACCAGTCAGTGATGCGCTTAAACAACCCCTACCACTTGCACAAAAAACCGTTGAAAACAAAACACAAAATAACAGTTACAACATCAATGTCCAAGCTTCACCCAATCAAAATTCAAAAGAAGTCGCTGATGAAGTGATGCGTCGCTTGAAGGCGCAATCGCGTGGAGCCTTATATGATCCTGTGGGGGCATTACCATGA
- a CDS encoding phage tail protein, which translates to MMLALGPYRFSLNTSAYQSLKRSSEYRWPSIERIGKEPLLQAIGAGSDRIDLDGVIYPHFRGGLGQINAMRDSAQRQEPLMLINGQGNVLGRFVITQIEESQNTFLADGAPRKIEFRLSLERYGEE; encoded by the coding sequence ATGATGCTTGCCCTTGGACCTTATCGGTTCTCATTAAACACCAGTGCCTATCAAAGTTTAAAGCGCAGCAGCGAATATCGTTGGCCTTCTATTGAGCGCATTGGCAAAGAACCTTTGCTTCAAGCGATTGGAGCAGGCTCAGACCGTATTGATTTAGATGGTGTGATTTATCCACATTTTCGCGGAGGCTTGGGGCAAATCAATGCTATGCGTGATTCCGCTCAAAGACAAGAACCCCTTATGTTAATTAATGGCCAAGGAAATGTTCTGGGTCGTTTTGTCATTACTCAAATTGAAGAATCACAAAATACGTTTTTAGCGGACGGCGCTCCTCGAAAAATTGAATTTAGATTGAGTCTTGAACGATATGGTGAAGAATGA
- a CDS encoding tail protein X, whose product MTRYRTKENDMLDWICWKHYGFQSGAVEIVLTANPELAEWGSFLPAGLLINLPEIQKSSKKPMIKLWD is encoded by the coding sequence ATGACACGCTACCGCACCAAAGAAAACGATATGCTCGATTGGATCTGCTGGAAGCATTATGGTTTTCAATCTGGTGCTGTTGAAATTGTTTTAACGGCCAATCCAGAACTTGCTGAATGGGGTAGTTTTTTACCTGCGGGTCTTTTGATTAATTTACCCGAAATCCAAAAATCTTCCAAAAAACCAATGATTAAATTATGGGATTAA